A genomic region of Miscanthus floridulus cultivar M001 chromosome 3, ASM1932011v1, whole genome shotgun sequence contains the following coding sequences:
- the LOC136541613 gene encoding uncharacterized protein, with the protein MAPASIHSGLSDSDSDGDFSIAPARASAIQGISIRHHVPVILDMDEGNYGQWCLFFESTLGKFGLQSHVQSTTPSDDRNGEWRRVDSCVVNWILATVSKGVFDIVRRDRHDAFTLWHAVEGLFQDNELQRAVYLETELRSLQQGDMSMTEYCTKLKRIADQLRDIGHPVSEPSQVLNLLRGLNPRYRYVRPAITSKHPPHTFQSARSFLILEELSVQHDATAEAGQALAATHDDSSGGSSNLATGNKDGSSSSTAPRSTTGRGNSRSGGRPDRRRGRGRGNGGGQRSNNSNPSAPWAAGYNPWQGMVQAWPMPFRAPGAGVLGPRPPFQPQQAMAVTHLPPSSPGGAFDNSALYNALQYAGAPYQPPSAADWYFDTGASSHMSSSSGSSFQGGDAPM; encoded by the exons ATGGCGCCCGCTTCCATCCACTCCGGCCTCTCTGATTCCGATTCCGACGGTGACTTCTCCATCGCTCCTGCTCGTGCTTCCGCCATCCAGGGCATCTCCATTCGCCATCACGTCCCTGTCATTCTAGACATGGACGAAGGAAATTATGGTCAATGGTGCCTGTTCTTTGAATCCACTCTCGGCAAATTTGGCCTACAGAGCCACGTTCAATCCACCACCCCGTCCGACGATCGCAACGGCGAGTGGCGCAGGGTTGATTCCTGCGTCGTCAACTGGATCCTCGCCACCGTCTCGAAGGGCGTCTTCGACATCGTCCGCCGCGACCGCCACGACGCCTTCACTCTGTGGCACGCCGTCGAAGGTCTGTTCCAGGATAATGAGCTGCAACGCGCTGTGTACCTGGAGACTGAGCTGCGCTCCCTGCAACAAGGTGACATGTCCATGACTGAATACTGCACCAAGCTCAAGCGGATTGCCGATCAACTCCGCGACATCGGCCACCCTGTCTCCGAGCCGAGTCAAGTCCTGAACCTCCTCCGCGGCCTCAACCCCCGGTACCGCTACGTCCGGCCGGCGATCACCTCCAAGCACCCGCCGCATACCTTCCAGAGTGCTCGCTCCTTCCTCATCCTCGAAGAGCTCAGCGTTCAGCATGATGCGACTGCTGAGGCTGGCCAGGCACTCGCCGCGACGCACGACGACTCGTCCGGCGGGTCCTCCAATTTGGCGACCGGCAACAAggacggctcctcctcctccacagcgCCTCGATCCACCACCGGTCGCGGCAACTCTCGCTCCGGCGGTCGTCCTGATCGCCGCCGCGGACGTGGCCGTGGGAACGGCGGCGGGCAGCGCTCCAACAACTCCAACCCATCCGCGCCGTGGGCTGCGGGCTACAACCCCTGGCAGGGCATGGTGCAAGCGTGGCCCATGCCCTTCCGGGCCCCCGGCGCCGGCGTGCTCGGCCCTCGTCCGCCGTTCCAGCCCCAGCAAGCCATGGCGGTGACCCATCTGCCCCCTTCTTCGCCCGGCGGTGCCTTCGACAACAGCGCCTTGTACAATGCGCTCCAGTACGCCGGCGCTCCGTATCAGCCGCCAAGCGCTGCTGATTGGTACTTCGACACCGGCGCGTCGTCCCACATGTCTTCCTCCTCCG GATCTTCGTTCCAGGGCGGAGATGCTCCGATGTGA